The Phaseolus vulgaris cultivar G19833 chromosome 10, P. vulgaris v2.0, whole genome shotgun sequence DNA window GTCGTTGCCTTGTGTACCCTCAGGGGTTGAGGTCGACCTGGTGCTCGTGGACGCGCGGGAACAACACACGTGCACTTCTCGTTGACTTCTCCCTCTGCAGCAATGTGAGCCATCGCCCGACGCCTTATTTCGCAGAAAGTTTTGGGACGGTTTCTGATGAGTGATTCACTAAAAGGCCCTGGCACAATGCCCTTTCTGAACGTGTGCACCATTATCGTTTCGTCCTTGGTGTTTAGCCTCACCACCTGTGCTCCAAAACAGTTAAGGAAGTCTTTCAgagactctccctgatattgtcTTACGTCAAAGAGATTGTAACAGATAGGTGGGGGAGCCCGATTTGCGATgtactgctccctgaacaacTTGGACAGCTGCGTGAACGATGTTATgtggccatcagggaggctgatgaaccactCCATCACCGTACCTAccagagtgctcatgaacaacttTCATCGCATTGCGTCAGTACTTCCGACCAACATCATATGCATATGGAAGGCCGTGAGGTGagcctctgggtcctctacacCCGTGAAGGTGGCTTTAGGGCCCATGAACGTGGCTGGTATCATGGCGTCCATGATCGCCTGCGAAAATGGCATTGGGAATTCTCTGGGTGGCGTCGTGACTTATTGATCTTCCATCTCACGCTCCCCCCCTTGATTCCGCAACCCCCTATGCAATTCCTCGTTGGCTCTTTGCAGTTCTTCATTCCTTGCCAGCGAGGCAGCCAAATCAATCTGGATGCGCTCTTCATCCGCTCTCGATGCAACCATCGTTTCATGGAGAGCCTACATCGTTTCCATGATCTGTTGCAGGGTGAGGTTTTTGCCTCCATTCGATGCAACGGATCCTTGCCTTGTATTTCTCATCTTTCTTGATCTTTCTTGTTCTCGCGGATGGGATAATGTTTTAAATCGTGCCTCACGGTGTGCGctaaatgttcctgccggttgactcgattgccttTGTACGTCTCACGATAATCACACGCCCGATTCTCTGTGCCTTCGTTTGTGCCTTCTTTCGATCTAACACCTGAAATCACAAAGACATAGGGctccctagaggccgtttgcactctgacgctcaagtcaatcttagggctgggaaacaccaaaactattaAGCGTAAAAGCTCTGTGTAAATTGTGTGTGTGAAGTGGCGCAAGTGAATAACGTACCTTGTTAGGTTtattactaccctttatatagtccAGGGTTTCCACTGTTTCCGCTACCCAAATTAGGATTTCTGAGGGTGGGTCCTAGCGccgctatcacccactcttagggcaacCTAACGCGTAAGgctccctaactggagtgcaacctttgacgggatgaccacctgggtgccaactcgtgcacctgatctctggggtcacccgtcCTGGGACCGTCCTAGTCGTTCACGTGGtatgcatgcagctcacccctggaacgtgaccctcTTAGGTCGTATATtttccagtggctctttacttgtgttac harbors:
- the LOC137817847 gene encoding uncharacterized protein, whose protein sequence is MEWFISLPDGHITSFTQLSKLFREQYIANRAPPPICYNLFDVRQYQGESLKDFLNCFGAQVVRLNTKDETIMVHTFRKGIVPGPFSESLIRNRPKTFCEIRRRAMAHIAAEGEVNEKCTCVVPARPRAPGRPQPLRVHKATTEKKTPAKQQPYQLRKPQTKGHARENMPPRHNFMVELKDLIAIPNVVERLKIPAKIDKKLGPKKNAWCEFH